The sequence AGTGTCGCCTTGCACGGTGGCACATCAAAGGCTCGGAACCACACGGCAGTGCTGGCACGGTCTTCAAATGCGCCGTCGGGGCAGTGCTCCACCCGGATCAGTCGCGGGGTCAGTACCGTCAGCCGGCAGTGACCGAAAATAAAAATCTGCTTCTCTTTGGCCGTACCCGCTGTGTGGGCACGCAGTGCTTCTTTTAACATAAAAAATCCCCCTGTCTTTCAAGCCTATTGTACCATATTCAGCGTCTAAAGCAATACCCGATTGTCCCCGGTTGACTTGCCGGGAAAAAACAGGTACAATGAGAGGGAGAAAAAGCCAAAACCGTACAAGGGGGAACAGTATGGGATTTTTGGAAGATACGCTGGGGGACAGCCCCATTGTGGCAGCTGTAAAGGACGAGCCGGGGTTGGAGCGGTGTCTGAACAGTCCGTGCCGGGTGGTATTTGTGCTGTTTGGAGATTTGAATTCCGTGCCGCGGATTGTGGCCGAGCTGAAGACGGCTGGCAAAACGGTATTTGTGCACGCAGACCTGATCGAAGGTCTGTCTGCTCGAGAGGCAGCAGTGGATTATCTGATTCACGCAGCCCGGCCGGATGGGATTATTTCTACCCGGCTGCCGCTGTTGCGCTTTGCCAAGGCCAAGGGACTGCGCACCATTTTGCGCTTTTTTCTGATTGATTCCATTGCGATGGAAAATATAGCCAAAATGAAGAACGAGCGCTGTGTGGATTTGATCGAAGTGCTGCCCGGGCTTATGCCAAAGGTGATTCATCGGGTGGCTGCCACCTGTGGCAAGCCCATTATCGCCGGGGGATTGGTGACGGAAAAGGCCGATGTGGTCAACGCCCTGGAGGCGGGCGCACTGGCAGTGTCCTCCACCAATCCGGGAGTTTGGCAGATGTAAGATAATGCACAGATGTTCATTATCTTTTTTGCGTATTGCCAGCGGCAGTTCTTTGTGTTATACTAAAATTACTTTAAGTGCATAACAGCCGAGAGATTTGAGCAACGGTAAAAGCACGGAGCAGAGCGCTCCGTCTTTTTTCGTTGCTTATTTTTTTGCCTGTTTTGCAAGAATAAGGGGGATATACAAATGTATGATGTAGCGATCATCGGCGGCGGTATTGCCGGGTGTGCCTGTGCTTATCGGCTGGCGCGCTGCCGGGTGCGGGTCATTCTGTTGGAGAAGGAGAACGACATCTGTATGGGTGCCACCCGCGCCAACAGTGCCATTATGCACGCTGGGTACGATCCGCACCCGGGCACGCTGATGGCCAAGCTGAATGTAAAAGGCAATGCCATGAGCCGGGAGATTTGCAAAAAGCTCCATGTGTCTTGGAAAGACACCGGCTCCCTGGTGGTAGCCTTAAACGATGAAGACATGGATACCTTGCAGGACCTGCTGGAGCGGGGGCGCGAGAACGGTGTGCCGGGGCTGGAGCTTTGGGACGCTGCGCAGGTGCGAGCCAAGGAGCCCAATGTAACGGAGACGGCCAAGGGTGCTTTGTGGGCGCCTACGGCAGCCATTGTTAATCCTTGGGAGTTTGGTTTGGCTATGGCCGAGGTGGCGGTGCAAAACGGTTGTGAACTGCGCCGTCGGTTCCCGGTGGAGAAGATTGAAAAGACAGCGGAGGGCTATGCCCTGTCCGACGGCAAAGACACGGTGGAGGCACGGTATGTGATCAACGCTGCCGGCGTGTACGCCGATCGGGTGAACAACCTGGTGGCGGCGCCGTCCTTTACCGTAGAGCCTACGGTAGGCGAGTATTACCTGCTGGATAAGTGCGAGGGCAACCGGGTGTCTACGGTGATTTTTCAGTGCCCGGGCAAAGAGGGCAAGGGCGTGCTGGTGGCGCCTACGGTGCACGGCAATTTGATCGTAGGGCCAAATGCGGTGGTGCGCCGGGATCCGGACGATACATCTGACACCGCAGCGGGCCTGGCTGAGGTGCGCCAAAAGGCGGTGCGCACGGTGCCCGGCGTGGATTTTCGCCAGAATATCCGCAACTTTGCCGGTATGCGGGCCAATTCTACCGTGGATGATTTTATTATTGATTTTGCGGCGGCGCATTTCCTGAATGTGGCGGGCATTCGCTCTCCCGGGCTGACTTCTGCGCCGGCCATTGCCGATTATGCGGCGGCGCTGCTGGCCGCAGACGGACTGGATCTGACGGAGAAAGACAGCTACATAGACAGCCGGGAGAAAGTGCATTTCAACCGGTTGAGCGCTGCGGAACGCAAGGCGCTGATTGAGAAAAACCCTGCTTACGGGCGGGTGATCTGCCGATGTGAGACGGTGACGGAGGGCGAGATTTTAGACGCCATTCATTCGCCTATTCCGCCGGTATCCGTAGACGGCATTAAGCGCCGTGCCGGCGCCGGTATGGGGCGCTGCCAGGGCGGCTTTTGCGGGCCGCGGGTGGTAGACCTGCTGGCGCGGGAGCTGGGTGTGTCGCCGTTGACGATTTTGCAGGATCGGGACGGCAGCGAAATTCTTACTGCCTATACAAAAGGGGAGGTGCGTGCGTAATGTATGATCTGATCGTAATTGGCGGCGGACCTGCCGGTTTGGCAGCTGCCTATGCAGCCTGGAACAAAGGGCTGAAACACATTGCCATCTTAGAGCGGGACAAAGAGCTGGGCGGTATTCTCAACCAGTGTATCCATAACGGCTTTGGCCTGCATTACTTCAAAGAGCAGCTTACCGGTCCGGAGTACGCCTCTCGCTTTGCCGCCATGGTGGCGGACACCGGCGTGGAGGTATTCCTGGACACCATGGTGCTCCAGGTGACCCCGGAGAAGCAGGTGCACGCGGTAAGCAAGAAAGAGGGCTACCGGGTGCTGGAGGCCAAGAGCATTGTGTTGGCCATGGGGTGCAGAGAGCGCACCCGCGGCGCCATTTCCATTCCCGGCACGCGCCCGGCCGGTGTGCTCACTGCCGGTGCTGCCCAGCGGTATGTGAATATGGAGGGCTACATGGTGGGCAAGCGTGTGGTCATTCTCGGCTCCGGTGACATTGGGCTGATTATGGCTCGGCGTATGACCCTGGAGGGCGCCAAGGTGCTGGCCTGCGTAGAGGTAATGCCTTATTCCGGCGGATTGCAGCGCAACATTGTGCAGTGCCTGGAGGATTTTGATATTCCGCTGTATCTGTCCCACACCATTACGGACATTCGGGGCAAAGCCCGGGTGGAGCAGGTGGTCGTGTCCCAGGTGGACGACCGGCGCCGTCCCATTCCCGGTACGGAGATGACCTTTGACTGCGACACGGTGCTGTTGTCCGTGGGGCTGATCCCGGAGAATGAATTGACCCGGGACGCCGGAATCGTTATGGATCCACGCACCAACGGCGCGTTGGTGTATGAGAACCGGGAGACCTCGGTGCCCGGCATTTTTGCCTGCGGCAATGCGCTGCATGTGCATGATTTGGTAGACTTTGTGACCGCAGAGAGTATGGCTGCCGGCGCGGCGGCTGCGGATTATGTGCAGACCGGCGAGCTGGATCGGGAGCGCACAGTGCAGGTGACCACCAATGCCCATATCGGCTATACGGTGCCCCAGCGTTTCCGTGCAGACAGTGACGGTGTGGAGTTCTACTTCCGGGTGCGGCGCGTGTTTAAGGAGAGCCGCATTCAGGTGACCTGCGGCGATCAGGTCATTGCGTCCTTTAAGCGGGAGCATATGGCTCCCGGCGAGATGGAGACCATTAAGATTCCTAAGGCGCTGCTGGCACGGATGGACGGCGACACCTTGCATATTGCAGCAGAGGAGGTACAGGCATGAAGGATTTGATTTGCATTATGTGCCCCAAGGGCTGCCACTTAAAGGTAGATGAGGAGCACGGTTATACGGTGACCGGCAATCGCTGTCCTCGGGGTGCGGAGTACGGTCACAATGAGCTGAAGAACCCCACCCGGGTAATCACCTCCACCGTGCGGCTGCGCAGCAAAAGCGCTTGCCGCCTGCCGGTAAAGACGGACGGCCAGATCCCCAAGTATATGATGGAGGAGGCCATGCGGCTTCTGGACAAAGTGGAGGTCACGGCGCCGGTGCATGTGGGCGATGTGGTGGTAGACAATATCTTCCGCACCGGGGTGCACTTTGTGGCCACCAAAACGGTAGAAGAATAAGCGTATTCCCTTGGCCCGCTTGCTCCGGTAAGCGGGCTGTTTTGATAGACAGGCGCTGCCGGGTGCCGTGTAAATTTCCAAAGTTGAAAACCCTGTCGTTTTTTGGTAAAATAGGGACAGAAGCAGGTGTGCCGCTTGTGGCTGCCGGCGGATAAGGGGGATTTTTTATGAAGTTGAAAACAGTGGCATTAGGCGCCGCCGCAGCGGGCTTGGTTGCGGCAGAAG comes from Oscillospiraceae bacterium and encodes:
- a CDS encoding glycerol-3-phosphate responsive antiterminator; the encoded protein is MGFLEDTLGDSPIVAAVKDEPGLERCLNSPCRVVFVLFGDLNSVPRIVAELKTAGKTVFVHADLIEGLSAREAAVDYLIHAARPDGIISTRLPLLRFAKAKGLRTILRFFLIDSIAMENIAKMKNERCVDLIEVLPGLMPKVIHRVAATCGKPIIAGGLVTEKADVVNALEAGALAVSSTNPGVWQM
- a CDS encoding NAD(P)/FAD-dependent oxidoreductase, translated to MYDVAIIGGGIAGCACAYRLARCRVRVILLEKENDICMGATRANSAIMHAGYDPHPGTLMAKLNVKGNAMSREICKKLHVSWKDTGSLVVALNDEDMDTLQDLLERGRENGVPGLELWDAAQVRAKEPNVTETAKGALWAPTAAIVNPWEFGLAMAEVAVQNGCELRRRFPVEKIEKTAEGYALSDGKDTVEARYVINAAGVYADRVNNLVAAPSFTVEPTVGEYYLLDKCEGNRVSTVIFQCPGKEGKGVLVAPTVHGNLIVGPNAVVRRDPDDTSDTAAGLAEVRQKAVRTVPGVDFRQNIRNFAGMRANSTVDDFIIDFAAAHFLNVAGIRSPGLTSAPAIADYAAALLAADGLDLTEKDSYIDSREKVHFNRLSAAERKALIEKNPAYGRVICRCETVTEGEILDAIHSPIPPVSVDGIKRRAGAGMGRCQGGFCGPRVVDLLARELGVSPLTILQDRDGSEILTAYTKGEVRA
- a CDS encoding FAD-dependent oxidoreductase produces the protein MYDLIVIGGGPAGLAAAYAAWNKGLKHIAILERDKELGGILNQCIHNGFGLHYFKEQLTGPEYASRFAAMVADTGVEVFLDTMVLQVTPEKQVHAVSKKEGYRVLEAKSIVLAMGCRERTRGAISIPGTRPAGVLTAGAAQRYVNMEGYMVGKRVVILGSGDIGLIMARRMTLEGAKVLACVEVMPYSGGLQRNIVQCLEDFDIPLYLSHTITDIRGKARVEQVVVSQVDDRRRPIPGTEMTFDCDTVLLSVGLIPENELTRDAGIVMDPRTNGALVYENRETSVPGIFACGNALHVHDLVDFVTAESMAAGAAAADYVQTGELDRERTVQVTTNAHIGYTVPQRFRADSDGVEFYFRVRRVFKESRIQVTCGDQVIASFKREHMAPGEMETIKIPKALLARMDGDTLHIAAEEVQA
- a CDS encoding DUF1667 domain-containing protein, yielding MKDLICIMCPKGCHLKVDEEHGYTVTGNRCPRGAEYGHNELKNPTRVITSTVRLRSKSACRLPVKTDGQIPKYMMEEAMRLLDKVEVTAPVHVGDVVVDNIFRTGVHFVATKTVEE